A window of Psychroflexus sp. ALD_RP9 contains these coding sequences:
- a CDS encoding quinone-dependent dihydroorotate dehydrogenase: MYNSLIKPLLFQFDPEKVHHFSFKSIKLLHKIPFVDQLIRKQFCIHSKSLEQEVFGIKFPNPVGLAAGFDKDAKLINELNNFGFGFIEIGTLTPKPQDGNPKKRLFRLIEDEAIINRMGFNNEGVLAAVERLKFKNKIIIGGNIGKNKLTPNAEAINDYAYAFEALFDVVDYFVVNVSSPNTPNLRELQDKKPLTDLLSHLKKLNAKKSNPKPILLKIAPDLNTAQLIDIIDIVEQTEIDGLIATNTTISRDGLQSKYKAEAGGLSGKPLKKHSTEVIKLIKKHQKAKFPVIAVGGIMTAQDALEKLDAGADLIQLYTGFVFHGPKLIKSINKAILKRNK, translated from the coding sequence GTGTACAATTCTCTTATAAAACCGTTATTATTTCAGTTTGATCCCGAAAAAGTTCATCATTTCAGCTTTAAGTCAATCAAGTTGTTGCATAAAATTCCATTTGTTGATCAACTCATTCGGAAACAGTTTTGCATACATTCTAAGTCTTTAGAGCAAGAAGTTTTTGGAATTAAATTTCCTAATCCTGTTGGTTTAGCTGCAGGTTTTGATAAAGATGCAAAACTCATTAATGAGTTAAATAATTTTGGATTCGGTTTTATTGAAATAGGAACTTTAACACCAAAACCTCAAGACGGAAACCCTAAGAAACGTTTGTTTAGATTAATTGAAGACGAGGCAATTATTAACCGAATGGGATTTAATAATGAAGGAGTTCTGGCGGCAGTAGAACGTTTAAAGTTTAAAAATAAAATTATTATTGGTGGTAATATTGGTAAAAATAAACTAACACCAAACGCCGAAGCTATAAATGATTATGCCTATGCTTTTGAAGCTTTGTTTGATGTTGTTGATTATTTCGTTGTTAATGTTAGCTCACCTAATACACCAAACTTACGTGAACTTCAAGATAAAAAACCACTGACTGATTTATTGAGTCATTTAAAAAAATTAAATGCTAAAAAATCTAATCCAAAACCAATTTTGTTAAAAATCGCACCAGATTTAAATACTGCTCAACTTATAGATATTATCGATATTGTAGAGCAAACAGAAATTGATGGCTTAATAGCAACAAATACCACAATTAGTCGAGATGGATTGCAATCAAAATACAAAGCCGAAGCAGGCGGACTGAGTGGTAAACCCTTAAAAAAACACTCCACAGAAGTGATAAAACTTATTAAAAAACATCAAAAAGCTAAGTTTCCAGTAATTGCAGTTGGAGGTATTATGACAGCTCAGGATGCACTTGAAAAACTAGACGCTGGTGCAGATTTAATTCAGCTTTATACAGGATTCGTTTTTCATGGACCAAAACTGATCAAGTCTATAAATAAAGCAATTTTAAAGCGTAATAAATAA